The stretch of DNA ACACTCCTCGCTCAGATAGGTCAGCGTCAGGGTGAATGCGGCGGACATGAACACGCCCTGTACGACGCGCAGCAGCGTAAAGGTGGTCAGATCATCGGTCGATGCCAACAGCACAGTAGGAATGCTCAACAGCGCCAGACAGACCCAGATGCCCCGCTTGCGGTCAATCCGGCGCGCAAAAACCGCCACCACCAGCGAGGCCACCGCCATCCCGATGGTCGAGGCATTGACCGCAAATCCCATCGCAGCAGGCGACACGCCATAGGTCTCCACCAGTGTGGGCAGCAGCGCCTGCGCGCCAAAAAGATCAATCAGCGTCAGAAATGCAATCAGCGCAATCATGGTGGACCTGCGGATCACCATGCGCCGGTCCTCGGGCGCCTTTTCGGCCAGCTCGGGCGCCAGCCCCGTCATCTGCGCGGTCACGGCCATGACCCGGCCCTCCAATGGCTCATATCGGGCAGCGCGCCTCGCGTGCCACCATGGTTGAAAACCGGTTAACGCGACCTCTAACCCATTGAAGCCGAGCGATTTCACCTGTTTGTCCCCGCGGGGACAGATCACCCGCGCCGCGATTTCAACTCAACCACATTGGCCCCGTGCGGCGCGCCAAAATCATCAAACAGGTCGCGCAGATCCAGCGTGCTCTCGACCTCGATCTTGTCAAAATTGGCGCCCAACCAGCGATCCGCATAGTCTCGCCCCAGATCGCGTAAATGGATCAGAAACGCCCATTCCGAGTTCAGCTTGGATGACGCATCCAGCGCCAGCATGTCGTCGCAGCCGTCGATCATGTGCATGTTCATCACGCGGTATTCCTGGTCCGACAGCGCCCCCTCGTCGATCAACCGATGGATCAGGTCGATGGTCCGCAGGTCCCGCAGAAGCGATGCGTTGAACGTGATCTCGTTCACGCGGTTCTGGATGTCCCGCGCGCGGCGCGGCGTGCCGGGACGTTTGAGCGGGTTGATCTGCACGATCACGATGTCCGAGGACGGCGAGTGGTCGATAAAGGGAAAGAGCACGGGATTGCCCATATATCCGCCATCCCAATAGGGCACCCCGTCGATCTCGACGGCCTTGAACATATTAGGCAGGCAGGCCGAGGCCATCACCACATCAAGCGTCACCTCGTTCCTGTGAAAGACCCGCGCGCGCCCCGTCTCGACATTCGTGGCCGAGATATAGAGGCCCATGTCATCGCATTTGGCGACTTTGTCGAAATCAATGAATTCCTCGACCACGTCCCGCAGCGGGTTCAGGCCAAGCGGGTTCAGATCATAGGGCGACGCCATCCGGCTCATCATGTCCATCATCACATAGCCGGGCGAGGCATCAAGCGACCAGGACCCCAGCATCATGTCAAGCGGAGTGCGTTTGATTGGGCTGCCCTGCCCCGCCACGCTGACGGCGCGCCAGAAATCCTCAAGCGCCTGCCGCGCGCCTGCGGCGCCTGCATCGTACATACCTTGGGTCGCGACCACGGCGTTCATGGCGCCGGCAGAGGTGCCGCTGATCGCTTCGATCCACAGCCGGTCCTCCTCGAACATGCGGTCGAGGACGCCCCAGGTGAACGCCCCGTGCGATCCACCGCCCTGCAGGGCGAGGTTGATGGACTTTTCGTGACGTTTGGCCCGGCCATTGGTGGCTGACATCTTGACGCTCCCTTTCATGTGGAACCTCGTGTGGCCCAGAGGTAGGGATGCCAAAGACGCGCAACAACTTTGCGACGCACTTCTCTCGATCACGTGAGACAGCGCGCCGTTC from Tateyamaria omphalii encodes:
- a CDS encoding patatin-like phospholipase family protein, giving the protein MSATNGRAKRHEKSINLALQGGGSHGAFTWGVLDRMFEEDRLWIEAISGTSAGAMNAVVATQGMYDAGAAGARQALEDFWRAVSVAGQGSPIKRTPLDMMLGSWSLDASPGYVMMDMMSRMASPYDLNPLGLNPLRDVVEEFIDFDKVAKCDDMGLYISATNVETGRARVFHRNEVTLDVVMASACLPNMFKAVEIDGVPYWDGGYMGNPVLFPFIDHSPSSDIVIVQINPLKRPGTPRRARDIQNRVNEITFNASLLRDLRTIDLIHRLIDEGALSDQEYRVMNMHMIDGCDDMLALDASSKLNSEWAFLIHLRDLGRDYADRWLGANFDKIEVESTLDLRDLFDDFGAPHGANVVELKSRRG